The genomic region GCTACACCTACAAGCGAAGGAACCGGGCCCCTAGAAAAGAGCGCTGCTTTATACCAGAAAGACCCCAGTGCAACAACAGCTCGTGTGTTTTTACCACCGTAAATCTTAGTGGCAGACGCCTGAACCACTGCCAGGAGGGGCCGCTGTGACAGCCGACCGCTCGTCGCACAGAATGATTTACAGCGCCCACAGGCACGGCGAAGTACACGGCGAAACGCGCTGAGGCGCCATCAAAACAGCATTTTGGCCAAAAGCACAGGCAAAAATGGGCTAGTCATTTATCAATCAGACCTCTACGGTAGGCTTTTTCCAGACTGCACTCGCAGATGGGCCTTCGATCTGCACAGGAAACCGAATATGCGCCTCGCTGCCCTACCGCTATTGCTTGCTCCTCTCTTTATCGCGCCGACAGCTATCGCGGCCACCAACCTGAGCGTCTGCACCGAGGCCAGCCCCGAGGGGTTCGATGTGGTGCAGTACAACTCGCTGACTACCACCAATGCCTCAGCAGACGTGCTGATGAACCGCCTGGTGGACTTCGACGCAGCCAGCGGCAAACTGGTACCGAGCCTGGCGGACAGTTGGGAAGTCTCATCCGATGGCCTGACCTACACCTTCAAGCTGCACCCGGGCGTGAAATTCCACCGCACCAACTATTTCAACCCCAGCCGTACGTTGACCGCCGAAGACGTACGCTTCAGCTTCGAGCGCATGCTTGATCCGGCCAACCCGTGGCACAAGATCGCCCAGAGCGGCTTCCCCCACGCCCAATCCCTGCAATTGCCGGCACTGGTCAAGAAGATTGACGCCCTTGACCCGTTGACCGTGCGTTTCACCCTCGACCACGCCGACTCCACCTTCCTTGCGTCGCTGAGCATGGGCTTTGCCTCGATCTACCCGGCTGAATATGCCGATAAACTGCTCAAGGCCGGCACTCCCGAGAAGCTCAACAGCCAGCCAATCGGCACCGGTCCGTTCGTTTTCGTGCGTTTTCAGAAAGATGCCGTGGTGCGCTACAAGGCCAACCCGGACTACTTCGCCGGCAAGCCGGCGGTGGATAACTTGATCTTCGCCATTACTCCGGATGCCAACGTACGCCTGCAGAAGCTGCACCGCGATGAATGCCAGATCGCTCTTTCGCCCAAGCCATTGGATGTGGGCGAGGCCGAAAAAGACCCAGCCTTGAAGGTGGAAAAAACCGCCGCCTTCATGACTGCATTCGTCGCCATCAACAGCCAGCACCCACCGTTGGACAAGCCCGAGGTGCGCCAGGCGATCAACTTGGCCTTTGACAAGAACAGCTACCTCAAGGCCGTATTCGAAGGCACCGGCGAAGCAGCCAATGGTGTCTACCCGCCGAACACCTGGAGCTATGCCCAGGATTTGCCGGGCTATCCACAAGATCTCGCCAAAGCCAAGGCGCTGCTCGACCGTGCCGGGCTCAAGGACGGCTTCAAGACCACGATATGGACTCGCCCTACCGGTAGCCTGCTGAACCCCAACCCGAATCTTGGCGCACAGCTGTTGCAGGCCGACCTGGCCAAGGTCGGCATCCAGGCCGAAATCCGTGTGATCGAATGGGGCGAGTTGATTCGCCGCGCCAAGGCCGGCGAGCACGACCTGCTGTTCATGGGCTGGGCTGGCGACAACGGCGACCCGGATAACTTCCTGACCCCGCAGTTCTCCTGCGCAGCAGTGAAGTCCGGCACCAACTTCGCCCGCTATTGCGATCCCGCGCTGGATAAATTGATCCGCGCCGGCAAGACCACCAGCGAGCAAGGCGTGCGCACCAAGCTGTATCAACAGGCCCAGGCGCAGATCCAGCAGCAGGCCCTGTGGCTGCCGCTGGCACATCCGACGGCGTTTGCCCTGGCCCGCAAGAATGTCGAGGGCTATCAGGTGAGCCCGTTCGGGCGTCAGGATTATTCGAAAGTCAGTGTCAAACCGTAAGGCGCAACACCTTGCACTGTAAGAGCGAGCTTGCTCGCGAAGATCGTTAACGATAATGCGAAAATCCTGGTGCCCCGCGAGATCATCAGGTTTTCGCGAGCAAGCTCGCTCCTAGATACGGGTGTCGTTATATCCACCCGTATTCAGCCATCGACAGCGGGTCACCATCTCCAACGATGATGTGATCCAACACGCGCACATCCACCGCCTCCAAGGCCTTTTGCAGCAACTTGGTCAATTTTCGATCAGCTGCGCTGGGCTCTACATTCCCGGACGGATGGTTGTGACACTTATGGTATATGTTCGGAAACGTTGCAGATCTGGAGCTACCGATGCCAGACGTCCCTTTCTGCGAGATCCGAATGATTCGTACTGCCTCCAGCGGCCTCAGGCCATACCTGCTGGTGCAGGGGGTTCCAGTGATCCTAGCAAACCTCTGGGCGGAGGATTTGCTCCACAGATCGCGTCTCAATACCGTCGAAAATTACCTACGTGACATCGCTATCGCGTACGAGTGGGCTCTCAGCCGAGGTTCTCCACTGGAAGCGAAGCTTGAGCGCCTAGCGGTGTTCAGCTCAGCGGAACTGACATCGCTGGCCGAACGCCTCTGCTCCACCAAACGCGGTGCGGGTGCGAGCCAATCGACATGCACCCGACGACTCGAAGCTGTCAAATCATTCATAGATTTCTCCTTCGAGCACTACGTTGAGCTCAATCGACTAGGTCTACTTGAGCAAAGCCAAGCGGAAAAAAACAAAGCCAAGAATCTGCGAAATCTTCAAAAAAAAATCACCAAGATTGCATATCAATCAGAACCGCCGCTACCAGCAACGCCACTTGACTCCGGCGGACAAGCCTTATTCAAAGGGGTGCTCAGTCCTGATGACTTTAGGAACCCATTCCAAAGTAAACAGATACAGGCACGCAATTACTGTCTGTTCTTAGTAATGCTTGAAACACTTGCCAGGCGTGGCGAAGTGGTTCTCATAGAACTCGACGACGTTGACCTTGGTCCCTCACCTACAATACGCATCAAGCGCCCAAGCGATATCAACAGGGAGCGGAGACTGGACGGGGCTAGTCTCAAGACGCGCGGTCGGATAGTCCCCATAACCGCATCGGTAGCCGCGGTTCTGAACGAATACATTTCCGATCATCGCCCTAAACTGATCAAACCAAAAAGACCTTGTACAGCCCTATTCGTGAGTTCCCGTGACGGGAGACGGCTATCTGCGCGAACCGTAAACACCATTCTTCGTACCGTTGCAGCCAGCCTCGGCTTGCCAAACTTTTCAACACGAATTCATCCGCACGGCTTGAGGGCGACAGGGGCAAATATAGCTCGCAAAAAGTTTGAAAAAAGTGGCGCCAACAGCATTAATGTAAAAGATGCTCTGGCGTATCTGGGCGGATGGAGCCCCAGCAGCGAAAGTGTTCAGCGCTACTCTCGACAGGCCATATCTGATCGGCTCGGCGAAATAATCAGAAGCTCAGACAGCTCAAATTTTCGAGGCAATGAAGATGATTAAAATTTCGCCTGCCGAACTCGTAGCCGAGATTGAATGTCGCTTCGGCATCGAGGCCGATGCCTTTCCTTCCACAGTCAAATCCACCTTCGGTCAGGCTATAACAATTCACAACAATGATGCGTGGGTTGAGAGAATAACGGTAGAGATTGTCGGGTGTGCTCCGATGAATATTGCGTGGAGCAAGCCCCTACATTCTAACTTGTTAGTTGAGTGGCTACTCAGAGGGTGGTTCATCGACAGACTCCAAACCCACATCGACCTTAGGCCTCTGATTGTCGTCCAGCGGCTTCTGGCCCAGCATAAATTTTCGGGAAATGACGCGGATACTATTGGCAATAGGTTATCGACATTTGCTGTACGTGAATGCACTCGATTAAAAGCATCAAGCTGGTATGAGGAGCTAGTTGCTCTTCGAGTATTTTATCGATGGTGCTTGGATGAAGAAGTCCCAGGCTTCAACGAACATGACAGCCTTGAACTATCACAGCTTACAGTAAAGGCGCATGATAACAGGCATTTAGTCACGATGCGAGATGATGACTTTGGCCCTTTCACTCGCGTACAACTCGCGAACATTGAGATGAAGCTTGCCAACAATCCGCTCATCACTCATGCCCAACGCACGCTTTTTTTGCTCTGTCGCGACTGGGCTCTTCGCCCTATACAGTTGGCCCTAATGCAGGTTACTGACTTCGGGATCGATGAGGGCGGCCCCTTTGTAAAGGTGCCGAGTGTTAAAGGAATTAGACGTTCAAGGCTCAGGAGGCATCCGAGCAACCTGGTAAAACGTTACATCGCTAACGATACTGCAGAGGCAGTAGAACTTCAGTGCACTTTAGCTGAGACCCAATGCAATGCCGCATCGAAGGAAATCAACGCGATATGTGCCAGGCATGGAATAAGCACTCCAGTACTTCCTACGCCGTTGTTTCCCTCGGCGTACACAACCGAAAACCGCCTTTTACGCTTCCTCACCAACCCCAAGCTGACACCATTCACATTACATCTCGACAACCATAGAATAAGTTATGCGCTAACATCTCTCACTTGGATACTCCAGTTACCAGACCCTCATCGACCCATACAAAAAACAGAGCCCTTCATGCGGATCACCGCGTACCGACTGCGCAGGACCAAGGCTACTTCAATGGTTCTTTCCGGTGCATCCCCTGAAGAGGTCGCTGAAGCTTTAGATCATTCAAATCTGAACTCTATAAAGCACTACTTCCATTACAACCTTGAGCTGCAAGAGTTCATAAATACGACCCACATGGCAAGCCCGGAGATCAATGCAGCCGTGCAGATGTGGTGCGGCAAATTCATGGAAGAAATCCCTGACAGATCCGCGCTAAGGCCAATAAGTGGCTTAGGATCATGCAATTCTGAAGAGCCATGTCCTTACCACCCGACGGTCACTTGCTATGCATGCCCTAAATTCAGACCTAGCCGTCATGCTAATCATGAAGGGGCTTTAGCAGACATCACTAAATTCCAGCAGATGCTCGGGAGCAATTCCACTGGCGCTATGGCCCAACAGGTCGAAGCAGCAATTCACGGCGCTAAGTCAGTAATCATTGCTGTGAAGGAGTTGAAAGAATGAGCATATCAATGATGGTCTTAGACGACCGATACAAACATGCAGAGCAACAATTTAATGACCTCAAGGCCAACGGATTAGTAGCAGGAGATTTCGAGGGCAAGGTATGGCAGTATCGATCGAGTAATATTCCCTTCACATCACTCGATCCTCTCAACAGGCGAAATCAAGACCAACCCCCTCTCCCGCTAGTGATTGGCAAGCTTGCGCGCTGCTTTATAGTTAAAGAAATTCTGGCACATCCGTCAGCAGAGCTGATTATCGGCAGAATGGCCTCGATTAGGCATCTATCCGCAGTAATGGATAGCGAAAACATTGAGTGGAGCGACATAACGCGCAAAGTCTTCGACCGCACCGTAGACTCGATCAGGCATGGACGTTCAGACTCTACCATTTACCATAGAGCAAATGCCCTCAAGGCATTTGTTGATTTCCTCAACCAACTTAGCGTAATGGTCGATGGAGTACTGCTGCGATTCGTCGATAGGTTTATCAAATGGCAAACTGGGATACCCAACCCGACTCATAGTGCGCTTGAACTCACATCACGAGAGTTTCAGCAAAGAGAAGAAAATCTATACTCTTCTGACTTGCACAAAGGGATTGCACAAGCCAGGTGGTTGATCAAGCAGAACCCACATTTGGAGCCAACTGCGGGCTTCGATAGAATTCGACTTGAGGCGACCTGCTTTGGAATGGCGCTCGGTTTGAGAGTTGGTGAGATCGCGAATCTTCCAAAGAGTTGCCTTTTCCAAGATCCCAACACTCACACGACGTTCGTACGAGTGCCTGTAGAAAAAAACTGCATCCCCAACGCCGTACCCGTCGCAGACCTATGGAGCGCACCACTCACCGAAGCGTACGAGTACTTGCTGGCTGTCACTCAGGATGCTAGAGAGCGTGCTCTTGACATTGAAACCAATGGTTTCTCATTTATAGATAAAGCACTCGCAGCCTATCGCGCTAACCATCCGTTAGATCCCGGCGC from Pseudomonas synxantha harbors:
- a CDS encoding ABC transporter substrate-binding protein, with the protein product MRLAALPLLLAPLFIAPTAIAATNLSVCTEASPEGFDVVQYNSLTTTNASADVLMNRLVDFDAASGKLVPSLADSWEVSSDGLTYTFKLHPGVKFHRTNYFNPSRTLTAEDVRFSFERMLDPANPWHKIAQSGFPHAQSLQLPALVKKIDALDPLTVRFTLDHADSTFLASLSMGFASIYPAEYADKLLKAGTPEKLNSQPIGTGPFVFVRFQKDAVVRYKANPDYFAGKPAVDNLIFAITPDANVRLQKLHRDECQIALSPKPLDVGEAEKDPALKVEKTAAFMTAFVAINSQHPPLDKPEVRQAINLAFDKNSYLKAVFEGTGEAANGVYPPNTWSYAQDLPGYPQDLAKAKALLDRAGLKDGFKTTIWTRPTGSLLNPNPNLGAQLLQADLAKVGIQAEIRVIEWGELIRRAKAGEHDLLFMGWAGDNGDPDNFLTPQFSCAAVKSGTNFARYCDPALDKLIRAGKTTSEQGVRTKLYQQAQAQIQQQALWLPLAHPTAFALARKNVEGYQVSPFGRQDYSKVSVKP
- a CDS encoding tyrosine-type recombinase/integrase; this encodes MIRTASSGLRPYLLVQGVPVILANLWAEDLLHRSRLNTVENYLRDIAIAYEWALSRGSPLEAKLERLAVFSSAELTSLAERLCSTKRGAGASQSTCTRRLEAVKSFIDFSFEHYVELNRLGLLEQSQAEKNKAKNLRNLQKKITKIAYQSEPPLPATPLDSGGQALFKGVLSPDDFRNPFQSKQIQARNYCLFLVMLETLARRGEVVLIELDDVDLGPSPTIRIKRPSDINRERRLDGASLKTRGRIVPITASVAAVLNEYISDHRPKLIKPKRPCTALFVSSRDGRRLSARTVNTILRTVAASLGLPNFSTRIHPHGLRATGANIARKKFEKSGANSINVKDALAYLGGWSPSSESVQRYSRQAISDRLGEIIRSSDSSNFRGNEDD
- a CDS encoding site-specific integrase, with amino-acid sequence MIKISPAELVAEIECRFGIEADAFPSTVKSTFGQAITIHNNDAWVERITVEIVGCAPMNIAWSKPLHSNLLVEWLLRGWFIDRLQTHIDLRPLIVVQRLLAQHKFSGNDADTIGNRLSTFAVRECTRLKASSWYEELVALRVFYRWCLDEEVPGFNEHDSLELSQLTVKAHDNRHLVTMRDDDFGPFTRVQLANIEMKLANNPLITHAQRTLFLLCRDWALRPIQLALMQVTDFGIDEGGPFVKVPSVKGIRRSRLRRHPSNLVKRYIANDTAEAVELQCTLAETQCNAASKEINAICARHGISTPVLPTPLFPSAYTTENRLLRFLTNPKLTPFTLHLDNHRISYALTSLTWILQLPDPHRPIQKTEPFMRITAYRLRRTKATSMVLSGASPEEVAEALDHSNLNSIKHYFHYNLELQEFINTTHMASPEINAAVQMWCGKFMEEIPDRSALRPISGLGSCNSEEPCPYHPTVTCYACPKFRPSRHANHEGALADITKFQQMLGSNSTGAMAQQVEAAIHGAKSVIIAVKELKE